The proteins below are encoded in one region of Fibrella aestuarina BUZ 2:
- a CDS encoding nitroreductase family protein — protein MELIEALNWRYAAKKMNGKPVPTEKVNRILEAIRLSASSVGIQPYNVLVIDSHELRGKIHEQACPQPQIVEGSHVLVFASWTAVEAQQIDAYMQLIADTRQTPIESLTPFADSIKGALLTRTPEARAEWAARQAYIALGTGLIAAATEEVDATPMEGFNADALDKLLDLPAKGLHSTSILVLGYRDAEKDFLATAPKVRRPAEELFIEVA, from the coding sequence ATGGAACTCATTGAGGCCCTGAACTGGCGCTACGCTGCCAAAAAAATGAACGGAAAGCCCGTTCCCACCGAAAAAGTAAACCGGATACTGGAAGCCATTCGGCTATCGGCTTCGTCGGTCGGCATTCAGCCTTACAACGTGCTTGTAATTGATAGCCACGAGCTACGCGGCAAGATTCACGAACAGGCCTGCCCGCAACCACAAATTGTAGAAGGCTCACACGTGCTGGTGTTTGCTAGCTGGACCGCCGTTGAAGCGCAGCAGATTGATGCCTACATGCAGCTGATTGCCGACACACGCCAGACGCCGATCGAGTCGCTGACGCCCTTCGCCGATTCCATCAAGGGAGCGCTGCTGACCCGCACGCCCGAAGCCCGCGCTGAATGGGCTGCCCGGCAAGCCTACATTGCCCTCGGCACAGGCCTGATTGCCGCAGCCACGGAAGAAGTCGACGCTACGCCGATGGAAGGATTCAACGCTGACGCTCTCGACAAACTGCTTGATCTGCCCGCCAAAGGCCTACACAGCACGTCCATTCTGGTGCTGGGCTATCGCGATGCTGAAAAAGACTTTCTGGCCACCGCGCCCAAAGTGCGCCGCCCGGCCGAAGAACTGTTTATCGAAGTTGCGTAA
- the pdxA gene encoding 4-hydroxythreonine-4-phosphate dehydrogenase PdxA gives MEQQPPNTEGRETPASGESNNGQERRSRNRNRNRNRNRNRDKNGQPRGEQASAIDDDLEFEEIDTSFIGAEDDTDESGNVPEPAGTQAEPASQRPPRSERNRPERGERAQSERNERNNQRQPTDRGDRAERPARPERERNRPERSERPERPERTQPERTQPERSAFDRSGSRPVELRQAQPSVQPPQPERQERYEPMAVDRYAGASVFEADDELDGSHRSGDRAPISETAQKERLIIGITLGDYNGVGPEVILKALQYNQLQKICTPVIYGSMRVLNRYRNLLNLKDWNLNGIQQVDQASHKMTNVITCFSENTPPPVPQPTVAEGDPPADGEAETPAPVVEKPAPLPVDIQPGKVTPEAGIAAFACLSRGVEDLKAGKIHALVTAPINKHNIQSEAFKFPGHTEYLASAFGVADNLMFMVSETLKVGVVTGHVPLGRVRQGIHKGAILQKIDLMTKSLKQDFGIRRPKIAVLGLNPHAGENGLLGNEEKEIITPLINELRQKGQLVYGPFPADGFFGTRAYRKYDAVLAMYHDQGLIPFKSIAFDEGVNFTAGMPAVRTSPDHGTAYDIAGKGLADETSMIQAIYTACDVARRRIDYQELEANALKK, from the coding sequence ATGGAACAACAGCCACCCAATACAGAAGGCCGCGAAACTCCGGCGTCGGGCGAGTCGAACAACGGACAGGAACGGCGCAGCCGAAACCGGAATCGCAATCGGAACCGGAACCGCAATCGCGACAAAAACGGGCAGCCTCGTGGTGAACAGGCGTCGGCCATCGACGACGATCTGGAGTTTGAAGAGATTGACACGTCGTTTATCGGTGCCGAAGACGATACCGACGAGAGCGGCAACGTACCTGAGCCGGCCGGTACCCAGGCCGAGCCAGCCAGTCAGCGCCCACCCCGCAGCGAACGAAACCGCCCCGAACGGGGCGAGCGTGCCCAGTCTGAGCGGAACGAGCGCAACAACCAGCGCCAGCCCACCGACCGGGGCGACCGCGCCGAACGCCCAGCCCGCCCTGAGCGCGAGCGGAACCGACCCGAGCGGAGCGAACGGCCTGAACGGCCCGAACGTACCCAACCGGAACGTACCCAGCCCGAGCGGTCTGCCTTTGACCGGTCGGGTTCGCGGCCCGTCGAGTTGCGCCAGGCTCAACCCAGTGTGCAGCCTCCCCAGCCCGAGCGGCAGGAGCGGTACGAGCCCATGGCCGTTGATCGGTATGCGGGGGCCTCGGTCTTCGAAGCCGACGACGAACTGGATGGCAGCCACCGCTCCGGCGACCGCGCGCCCATTTCGGAAACCGCGCAGAAAGAACGCCTCATCATCGGCATCACCCTCGGCGATTACAACGGCGTTGGCCCCGAGGTGATCCTGAAAGCGTTGCAATACAATCAGCTGCAGAAGATTTGCACGCCGGTTATTTATGGCTCTATGCGCGTACTGAACCGGTACCGCAACCTGCTCAACCTGAAAGACTGGAACCTCAACGGGATTCAGCAGGTCGATCAGGCGAGTCATAAAATGACCAATGTCATCACCTGTTTCAGCGAAAACACGCCCCCGCCGGTACCGCAACCAACCGTAGCCGAGGGCGACCCCCCGGCCGACGGCGAGGCCGAAACGCCCGCCCCCGTTGTTGAGAAACCCGCTCCGCTACCCGTCGATATTCAGCCCGGCAAGGTGACGCCCGAAGCCGGCATTGCGGCCTTTGCCTGCCTGAGCCGCGGGGTCGAAGATCTCAAAGCCGGGAAAATTCATGCCCTCGTTACGGCGCCGATCAACAAGCACAATATTCAGTCGGAAGCGTTCAAGTTTCCGGGCCATACCGAGTACCTCGCCAGCGCTTTCGGTGTTGCCGACAACCTCATGTTCATGGTCAGCGAGACACTGAAGGTGGGCGTCGTGACGGGCCACGTACCGCTGGGGCGCGTTCGGCAGGGCATTCACAAAGGAGCGATTCTGCAAAAGATCGACCTGATGACCAAGTCGCTGAAACAGGATTTCGGCATTCGTCGCCCCAAAATCGCCGTGCTGGGCCTCAACCCTCACGCGGGCGAAAACGGTCTGCTCGGCAACGAGGAAAAAGAGATCATCACGCCGCTCATCAATGAGTTGCGGCAAAAAGGGCAGCTGGTGTATGGCCCCTTCCCGGCCGATGGCTTCTTCGGCACCCGCGCCTATCGGAAATACGACGCCGTACTGGCGATGTACCACGACCAGGGCCTGATTCCGTTTAAATCGATCGCGTTCGACGAAGGCGTCAACTTCACCGCCGGGATGCCCGCCGTTCGGACCTCGCCCGACCACGGCACAGCCTATGACATCGCAGGAAAAGGCCTCGCCGACGAAACCTCGATGATTCAGGCCATTTACACTGCCTGCGACGTCGCCCGCCGCCGCATCGACTACCAGGAATTAGAAGCCAATGCACTTAAAAAATAG
- a CDS encoding TetR/AcrR family transcriptional regulator, with protein MGVLERRQRQKEEVRNSILTAAWQQVLAEGWASLSIRKIADAIEYSVPVIYSHFVSKDAILLEFTRQGFQRLLEQMQQQAICDKAPAEQLQGIAQAYWTFAFENREYYQLMFGLGIPTCDAANHIAELRLFSDFVRHPIEQLLATGPNVDADPYLKFRTFWSILHGLVSIQMIDGQSSKTDNYCQLILQDAITGFIKSLTY; from the coding sequence GTGGGCGTACTCGAACGACGGCAACGACAGAAAGAAGAAGTCAGGAACAGCATTCTGACGGCCGCCTGGCAGCAGGTGCTGGCCGAGGGCTGGGCTTCGCTTTCGATCCGGAAAATTGCCGACGCCATCGAGTACAGTGTGCCCGTCATCTACAGCCACTTTGTGAGCAAAGATGCCATTTTGCTTGAGTTTACGCGGCAAGGGTTTCAGCGCCTGCTAGAGCAGATGCAGCAGCAGGCCATTTGCGACAAAGCGCCCGCCGAACAACTACAGGGCATCGCCCAGGCTTACTGGACGTTTGCCTTCGAAAACCGAGAGTACTACCAATTGATGTTTGGGCTTGGAATTCCAACCTGCGACGCCGCCAACCACATTGCCGAACTGCGGCTTTTCTCTGATTTTGTTCGTCATCCCATCGAGCAGTTGCTGGCAACAGGCCCTAATGTAGATGCCGACCCTTATTTGAAATTCCGCACGTTTTGGTCGATTCTGCACGGTCTGGTGTCGATTCAGATGATCGACGGGCAATCGTCGAAAACGGACAACTACTGCCAACTGATCCTTCAGGATGCGATCACAGGCTTTATCAAGTCATTGACCTACTAA
- a CDS encoding YicC/YloC family endoribonuclease — translation MLKSMTGFGTATVEANGLSATAEVKTLNSKFLDIFCRLPRGFSDREIEVRNLLTQQLERGKVEFNLSITRTADLRPTVTINRPLVTAYISDLRETANSMLLSTSDDELFRLAMSMPNVYLTESASNVDTAQEDWALIQQAVLEAISRCNEFRAQEGASLEGKFREYIQTITDRLADVETQDVLRIPSVRERLRGNITDLLGNEEFDRNRFEQELVYYVEKFDISEEKVRLKNHLVYFMEVLATEEANGKKLNFIAQEIGREINTIGSKANDSVIQRYVVQMKDELEKIKEQTMNVI, via the coding sequence ATGCTTAAATCAATGACCGGCTTCGGCACTGCCACCGTCGAAGCAAACGGCCTCTCGGCAACGGCGGAAGTCAAAACGCTGAATTCTAAATTCTTAGACATTTTCTGCCGGTTGCCACGCGGCTTCTCCGACCGCGAAATCGAAGTAAGGAACCTGCTGACCCAGCAACTCGAACGGGGTAAAGTCGAATTCAACCTGTCGATCACGCGCACGGCCGACCTGCGCCCGACCGTGACCATCAACCGCCCGCTCGTAACGGCCTACATCAGCGACCTGCGCGAAACGGCCAATTCGATGCTGCTGAGCACCTCGGACGACGAGCTGTTCCGGCTGGCCATGAGCATGCCCAACGTGTACCTGACCGAATCGGCCAGCAACGTGGATACGGCGCAGGAAGACTGGGCCCTCATTCAGCAGGCCGTGCTCGAAGCCATCAGCCGTTGCAATGAGTTTCGGGCGCAGGAAGGCGCTTCGCTCGAAGGCAAGTTCCGCGAGTACATCCAGACCATCACCGACCGGCTGGCCGACGTAGAAACGCAGGACGTGCTCCGCATACCGTCCGTGCGCGAACGCCTGCGCGGCAACATTACCGACCTGCTGGGCAACGAAGAGTTCGACCGCAACCGCTTCGAGCAGGAACTGGTTTACTACGTGGAGAAATTCGACATCTCGGAAGAAAAAGTGCGCCTGAAAAACCACCTGGTGTATTTCATGGAAGTGCTCGCCACCGAGGAAGCCAATGGCAAAAAACTGAACTTCATCGCCCAGGAAATTGGCCGCGAAATCAACACCATCGGTTCCAAAGCCAACGATTCGGTCATTCAGCGGTACGTGGTGCAGATGAAAGACGAACTGGAAAAGATCAAGGAGCAGACCATGAACGTGATCTAG
- a CDS encoding pirin family protein, with protein MLDQIIDARPAALGNGFTVRRILPYRLRRMLGPFIFMDHGGPVALPPQPVTSMDVLPHPHIGLSTVSYLFDGQLTHRDSLGVEQVIRPGDVNWMTAGRGIAHSERFEDPNLLVGNSLEMIQTWVALPEADEESDPAFTNYSIEQLPVFTDTGVWLRLIAGDVFGLTNAVKSHSPLFYAHVVLQPGTRFGLPLGYSERGAYVAKGRVEVSGRTYEAGQLLVFTKGIDPVLVAHEACTLMLLGGEPLGERYIWWNFVSSRLDRIEQAKADWQAGRIALPPTDNTTFIPLPDDKSKPVGSPPPPPLS; from the coding sequence ATGCTGGATCAAATCATCGACGCGCGCCCGGCTGCATTGGGCAATGGGTTCACCGTCAGGCGGATTCTGCCTTACCGGCTTCGGCGTATGCTGGGGCCGTTTATTTTCATGGATCACGGTGGCCCGGTGGCCCTGCCGCCGCAGCCCGTCACGAGCATGGACGTGCTGCCGCATCCACACATCGGCCTGTCGACGGTGAGCTATCTGTTCGACGGGCAGCTTACCCACCGCGACAGCCTGGGTGTTGAGCAGGTGATTCGGCCCGGCGACGTCAACTGGATGACGGCCGGCCGGGGCATAGCCCATTCCGAGCGCTTCGAAGACCCCAATCTGCTCGTCGGCAATAGCCTCGAAATGATACAGACGTGGGTGGCCCTGCCCGAAGCCGACGAAGAGAGCGACCCCGCCTTTACGAACTATTCAATCGAACAGTTGCCCGTTTTCACGGATACCGGCGTTTGGCTGCGGCTTATCGCGGGCGATGTGTTTGGCCTTACCAATGCCGTTAAAAGCCATTCACCGCTGTTTTACGCCCATGTCGTGCTCCAGCCGGGCACGCGCTTTGGCCTGCCGCTGGGCTACAGCGAACGGGGCGCCTACGTGGCCAAAGGGCGCGTGGAGGTAAGCGGACGTACCTACGAAGCCGGCCAATTGCTCGTCTTCACGAAAGGTATCGATCCGGTGCTAGTCGCCCACGAAGCCTGCACGCTGATGCTGTTGGGCGGCGAACCGCTGGGCGAGCGCTACATCTGGTGGAACTTCGTGTCGTCGCGCCTCGACCGCATCGAGCAGGCCAAAGCCGACTGGCAGGCGGGGCGTATTGCGCTCCCTCCCACCGACAACACGACGTTCATTCCCCTGCCCGACGATAAATCGAAGCCCGTGGGTAGCCCGCCGCCACCACCCCTCTCCTGA
- a CDS encoding PQQ-dependent sugar dehydrogenase has product MNRYVPLLTLALLATLTAATTPGKKSPRPTRPGTSAIKPDDDNGGLKLAPGFSALVYADNLGRARHAAVDPTTGTLFVKLERLKDGKGIVQLNDTNGDGRADQTVLFGNYPGTGAAVVNGYLYASSDTSVYRYKLTNGKVMADTQPEPIVVGLTLQRQHASKSLAVSPDGKLFVNFGAPSNACQEKDRQPGSKGQMPCPLLDNYAGIWVFDANKTNQRQSDGRRYATGIRNAVALDWNTATNTLYALQHGRDNLNNWGGAFTDEVSAELPSEEFLMVKDGADFGWPYCYNDHYQNKKMLAPEYGGDGKTQDQCAGKDKPIMAFPGHWAPNDVLFYTGNQFPARYKNGAFVCFHGSWNRAPLKQGGYFVAFIPFGKDGRPSGKYEVFAENFAGVAEQGVPGQNANAGKLELASPGDAKHRPMGLAQGPDGSLYITDSVKGTVWRVLAKK; this is encoded by the coding sequence ATGAATCGCTACGTTCCACTACTTACGCTGGCCCTGCTGGCAACCCTCACGGCGGCGACAACGCCCGGCAAAAAAAGCCCCCGCCCCACCCGGCCGGGTACGTCGGCCATTAAACCGGATGATGATAACGGCGGGCTGAAACTGGCACCGGGTTTCTCGGCACTCGTCTATGCCGATAACCTGGGTCGGGCGCGCCACGCCGCCGTCGACCCCACCACAGGTACGTTGTTTGTCAAGCTCGAACGCCTCAAAGACGGCAAGGGTATTGTGCAACTGAACGATACCAACGGTGATGGCCGCGCCGACCAAACGGTGCTGTTTGGTAACTACCCCGGCACAGGCGCCGCCGTAGTGAATGGCTATCTCTACGCCTCGTCGGATACGTCGGTGTATCGGTATAAGCTGACCAACGGTAAAGTGATGGCCGATACCCAACCCGAGCCGATTGTGGTGGGCCTGACCCTGCAACGGCAGCACGCCAGCAAATCGCTGGCCGTTTCGCCCGACGGCAAACTGTTTGTTAACTTCGGAGCACCCTCAAACGCCTGCCAGGAAAAAGACCGGCAGCCGGGGTCGAAAGGACAAATGCCTTGCCCACTGCTCGATAACTACGCCGGTATCTGGGTGTTCGACGCCAACAAAACCAATCAGCGGCAAAGCGATGGTCGGCGCTATGCAACTGGCATCCGTAATGCCGTTGCCCTCGACTGGAACACCGCTACCAACACGCTGTATGCCCTGCAACATGGCCGCGACAACCTCAACAACTGGGGCGGCGCCTTCACGGATGAGGTCAGCGCCGAGCTGCCGTCGGAAGAGTTTCTGATGGTGAAAGATGGGGCCGATTTTGGCTGGCCCTACTGCTACAACGACCACTACCAAAACAAAAAAATGCTGGCGCCCGAATATGGCGGCGATGGGAAAACGCAGGATCAGTGTGCGGGCAAAGACAAACCCATCATGGCCTTTCCCGGTCACTGGGCGCCCAATGACGTGCTGTTCTACACGGGCAACCAGTTCCCCGCCCGCTACAAAAACGGCGCGTTTGTTTGCTTTCACGGATCGTGGAACCGCGCACCGCTGAAACAGGGTGGTTATTTTGTCGCCTTCATTCCGTTTGGTAAAGACGGCCGCCCGTCGGGTAAATACGAAGTGTTTGCCGAAAACTTCGCGGGCGTAGCCGAGCAGGGTGTACCGGGCCAAAACGCCAACGCCGGTAAGCTCGAACTAGCCAGCCCCGGCGACGCCAAACACCGCCCAATGGGCCTGGCGCAGGGGCCTGATGGCTCGCTCTACATCACTGATTCCGTAAAAGGCACCGTGTGGCGCGTGCTGGCGAAGAAGTAA
- a CDS encoding methyltransferase domain-containing protein encodes MLLNDTYFRRYDETDDGQFYQLPRLVVHIDEPAITATTQLFGELLPPGGAILDLMSSWRSHLPTDVIYGRVAGLGMNATELAQNPQLTDHIVQNLNEQPTLPYADAEFDGCVLTVSVQYLTQPVAVFREVGRVLKPGAPFITVFSNRMFPTKAVAVWQALDDAGHAQLVETYYQQTGLFTTILTEDRSPFPRRSDPLFATIGVRR; translated from the coding sequence ATGCTACTTAACGACACCTATTTCCGGCGCTACGACGAAACCGACGACGGCCAGTTTTACCAGTTGCCCCGGCTGGTGGTGCACATCGACGAACCGGCCATTACCGCCACGACGCAACTCTTCGGCGAGTTATTACCCCCCGGCGGTGCCATCCTTGATCTGATGAGCAGCTGGCGCAGTCACCTGCCAACCGACGTCATTTACGGGCGCGTGGCTGGCCTGGGTATGAACGCGACCGAATTGGCTCAAAACCCGCAACTCACCGACCACATCGTGCAAAACCTGAACGAGCAACCGACGCTCCCGTATGCCGATGCCGAGTTTGATGGCTGCGTGCTTACCGTTTCGGTACAATACCTGACCCAACCGGTGGCGGTGTTTCGAGAGGTTGGTCGTGTGTTGAAACCGGGCGCGCCCTTTATCACCGTCTTTTCCAATCGGATGTTTCCGACGAAAGCGGTGGCCGTTTGGCAGGCGCTGGATGATGCCGGTCATGCCCAATTGGTCGAGACGTATTACCAGCAGACGGGTCTGTTTACAACCATCCTTACCGAAGACCGTAGCCCGTTTCCACGCCGGAGCGACCCACTTTTTGCCACAATCGGGGTTCGCCGTTGA
- a CDS encoding DsbA family oxidoreductase: protein MNVEIWSDVMCPFCYIGKRKFEQALAQFPQRDQVQVIWKSFQLNPNQKTEPNRSLNDYLADAKGWSLEQTRAMNERVTDMASEVGLTYHLDRAVVANSFDAHRLIQLAKTQGLGDAMEERLFLAYFTEGLNTADHATLLRLGTEVGLSAESVEQVLGSNQFADAVRQDIYESQQVGVRGVPFFVLNGRYAVSGAQAPDTFLGALTTAWTNWKQTQPALTDLSADAPACDIDGNC from the coding sequence ATGAACGTCGAAATATGGAGCGACGTGATGTGCCCTTTTTGCTACATCGGCAAACGAAAATTTGAACAGGCACTGGCGCAGTTTCCGCAACGCGATCAGGTGCAGGTAATCTGGAAAAGCTTTCAGTTGAATCCCAACCAGAAAACCGAGCCGAACCGCTCGCTCAACGACTATTTGGCCGACGCAAAAGGCTGGAGTCTGGAGCAGACCCGCGCCATGAATGAGCGCGTAACCGATATGGCGAGCGAGGTAGGCCTGACGTATCACCTGGACCGGGCCGTCGTCGCCAACTCATTCGATGCCCACCGCCTGATCCAACTGGCCAAGACGCAGGGCCTGGGCGACGCCATGGAAGAGCGCCTGTTCCTGGCCTACTTTACCGAAGGCCTCAATACCGCCGACCACGCCACGTTGCTTCGGCTCGGTACCGAGGTAGGCCTGTCGGCCGAGTCAGTTGAGCAGGTACTCGGCAGCAATCAGTTTGCCGATGCCGTTCGGCAGGACATTTACGAATCGCAGCAGGTGGGCGTGCGAGGCGTACCGTTTTTCGTGCTGAATGGGCGGTACGCCGTATCGGGGGCACAGGCACCCGATACCTTCCTGGGCGCGCTGACCACCGCCTGGACCAACTGGAAACAGACCCAGCCTGCCCTCACCGACCTCTCGGCCGATGCGCCCGCCTGCGACATCGACGGCAATTGCTAA
- a CDS encoding 2-hydroxyacid dehydrogenase, whose product MSTPQAAILIADEMHPSLFTMLDEAGYSYEYQPTVSRADLLARIGPFEGLIIRSKTTVDTEMLAAAPHLRYIGRAGAGLDLIDVAATEARRIQVFHAGTGNRDAVAEHVLGMLLALFNNLLKADREVRQGTWDREGNRGIELMGKTVGLFGYGNNGQATARRLSGFGCRVLAYDKYRTDYGDAYAEAATVAQIMAEADVLSLHVPLTTDTRQWINDAFIEQFSKPFFLVNASRGEVASLTAVVAGLQSGKVRGACLDVLENEKLKTLTPAQQAAFDYLRQSDRVVLTPHIAGWTHESYVRINQVLVDQLLAMKKA is encoded by the coding sequence ATGTCGACACCCCAAGCGGCGATTCTGATTGCCGATGAAATGCACCCCTCGCTGTTTACCATGCTCGATGAAGCCGGTTACAGCTATGAGTACCAACCCACCGTCAGCCGGGCCGACCTGCTCGCCCGGATCGGGCCGTTCGAAGGGCTTATTATTCGCAGCAAAACGACCGTCGATACCGAGATGCTGGCCGCCGCCCCGCACCTACGCTACATTGGCCGGGCGGGCGCCGGGCTCGACCTGATCGACGTGGCCGCTACCGAGGCGCGCAGGATTCAGGTCTTTCATGCTGGCACGGGTAACCGCGATGCCGTCGCCGAACACGTGCTGGGTATGTTGCTAGCCCTGTTCAACAACCTCCTGAAAGCCGACCGCGAGGTACGGCAGGGCACCTGGGACCGCGAGGGCAACCGGGGCATCGAACTGATGGGCAAAACGGTGGGGCTGTTTGGCTACGGCAACAACGGACAAGCCACCGCCCGCCGCCTCAGTGGCTTCGGCTGCCGCGTGCTGGCCTACGACAAATACCGCACCGACTACGGCGACGCCTATGCCGAAGCCGCTACCGTGGCGCAGATTATGGCCGAGGCCGATGTGCTGAGCCTGCACGTGCCGCTAACTACCGATACGCGCCAATGGATCAACGACGCGTTTATCGAGCAGTTTAGCAAGCCGTTTTTCCTCGTCAATGCGTCGCGCGGTGAGGTGGCTTCGCTGACGGCGGTAGTGGCCGGGCTTCAGTCGGGTAAAGTGCGCGGGGCTTGCCTCGACGTGCTGGAAAACGAAAAGTTGAAGACGCTGACGCCCGCGCAACAGGCGGCGTTTGACTACCTCCGCCAGTCAGATCGGGTGGTGCTGACGCCCCACATTGCGGGCTGGACCCACGAAAGTTACGTGCGGATCAACCAGGTGCTGGTGGATCAACTCCTGGCGATGAAAAAAGCCTGA
- a CDS encoding L-threonylcarbamoyladenylate synthase, producing the protein MPADFVKIYPKNPDMNRIRQVASALRDGAVVIYPTDTIYGMGCDIHNARAVERVARIKGIKPQKNDFSFICYDLSHIADYARVSNSAFKLMKRLLPGPYTVILEANNQVPKLLNSSKKTVGIRVPDNDIPRQLVHELGNPIITTTLRDEEPGTVEYSTDPELIFEKYRHDVDIVIDGGIGGYVPSTVIDATTDDFEVIRLGLGEVNWD; encoded by the coding sequence ATGCCTGCCGATTTCGTAAAAATATACCCCAAGAACCCCGACATGAACCGCATCCGGCAGGTAGCCAGCGCCCTGCGCGATGGGGCGGTGGTTATTTACCCGACCGATACTATCTATGGTATGGGCTGCGATATTCACAATGCGCGGGCGGTGGAACGGGTGGCCCGTATTAAAGGTATCAAACCCCAGAAAAACGATTTCTCGTTTATCTGTTACGACCTTAGCCACATCGCCGATTATGCACGCGTGAGCAATTCGGCGTTTAAGTTGATGAAACGGCTACTGCCCGGCCCCTACACGGTCATTCTGGAAGCCAACAACCAGGTACCCAAATTGCTGAATAGCAGCAAAAAGACGGTCGGTATTCGGGTGCCTGACAATGATATCCCCCGGCAGCTTGTCCACGAACTGGGCAACCCGATCATTACTACTACCCTGCGCGATGAAGAACCCGGCACGGTCGAATACAGCACCGACCCCGAACTGATTTTCGAGAAATACCGCCACGACGTCGACATCGTCATCGACGGGGGCATCGGTGGGTACGTTCCGTCCACCGTCATCGACGCCACCACCGACGATTTCGAGGTTATCCGGCTGGGGCTGGGCGAAGTTAATTGGGACTAA
- a CDS encoding rhomboid family intramembrane serine protease, whose protein sequence is MNTTQPPSTSPSGSLRDVFWPRPGYVATPILMGINILVFVGMVLTGVNIMSPTGQDLVNWGANYTPLTYGGQPWRLLTACFLHIGLIHIVVNMMSLRVLGSQIEPLLGTSRFAVGYVVTGLTGSLVSLWWHDMVVSAGASGAIFGIEGMLVGLLLTNLFDAAARKALLKNSLSVVGINLLIGAGIGADNAAHLGGFLGGLLVGLSYYYVIRAELGWPAPRLLARNAVAFGLSALVVVVLALFVFSRSPL, encoded by the coding sequence ATGAACACCACCCAGCCCCCATCAACGTCACCTTCCGGCAGCCTTCGCGATGTGTTCTGGCCCCGGCCTGGGTACGTTGCCACACCCATTCTGATGGGCATCAATATCCTTGTTTTCGTAGGTATGGTCCTGACGGGTGTGAACATCATGTCGCCAACCGGGCAGGATCTGGTCAATTGGGGCGCCAACTATACCCCGCTGACTTACGGCGGCCAACCCTGGCGACTGCTGACGGCCTGTTTTCTGCACATCGGCCTGATCCACATCGTGGTCAACATGATGTCGCTGCGGGTGCTGGGCAGCCAGATAGAGCCGTTGCTGGGTACGTCGCGCTTTGCCGTTGGGTACGTTGTTACGGGACTCACGGGCAGTCTGGTAAGCCTGTGGTGGCACGATATGGTAGTGAGCGCAGGCGCTTCGGGGGCTATCTTCGGGATCGAAGGGATGCTGGTGGGGCTGCTGCTCACCAATCTGTTCGACGCTGCCGCCCGGAAGGCGTTGCTTAAAAATAGCCTGTCTGTAGTGGGAATCAACCTACTGATTGGCGCGGGTATTGGAGCCGACAACGCCGCGCACCTCGGCGGTTTTCTGGGTGGCCTGCTGGTAGGACTAAGCTACTACTACGTGATTCGTGCCGAACTGGGCTGGCCGGCACCGCGTCTGCTGGCGCGCAACGCCGTAGCCTTCGGGTTGTCGGCGCTGGTTGTGGTGGTACTGGCGCTGTTCGTCTTTTCGCGATCACCTCTTTGA